The Vibrio tubiashii ATCC 19109 genome has a segment encoding these proteins:
- a CDS encoding DNA polymerase III subunit chi, with protein MANATFYIINPDSPQAEAQGFGLYVLFLAHHFAKQGAKVYLNCNDKSHAEQIAEFFWQVDAKQFVAHNLVGEGPRYGTNIEIGYQGVKPSWNRQLVINLAENETTFANKFAEVVDFVPCEEKAKQLARERYKIYRQAGYQLQTIEIAHS; from the coding sequence ATGGCGAATGCAACCTTTTACATTATCAATCCAGACTCTCCTCAGGCTGAAGCTCAGGGGTTTGGTTTATATGTATTGTTTCTTGCGCATCATTTCGCCAAGCAAGGTGCTAAGGTTTATCTCAATTGCAACGATAAATCTCACGCTGAACAAATCGCTGAATTTTTCTGGCAAGTCGATGCCAAACAATTTGTTGCCCATAATCTAGTGGGTGAAGGGCCAAGATACGGCACCAACATCGAGATTGGCTACCAAGGGGTTAAACCTTCTTGGAACCGACAACTGGTAATAAATTTGGCGGAAAATGAGACAACCTTTGCGAACAAGTTTGCAGAGGTGGTAGACTTCGTCCCTTGCGAAGAAAAAGCCAAGCAACTGGCGCGAGAAAGATATAAAATCTACCGCC